In Trichomycterus rosablanca isolate fTriRos1 chromosome 4, fTriRos1.hap1, whole genome shotgun sequence, one DNA window encodes the following:
- the LOC134311896 gene encoding immunoglobulin kappa light chain-like, with protein sequence MGKGKAYSGNKIQQEQLKVALVGETITLSCIYSQERKTTIAWIKQKPGEKPIAIAHLYQTRTITFLNGFDKSGRFSITKADTSFNLTISNLDGLDSATYYCAVTFLSDITYGEGTLLIVKGTSLKKHSVVQQPVVEMEDSEDSVTLQCIVLTKNCPGQYVVSWFTHGLRESHPEMIYTDGDSSDQCKNRSDAGSSTQRCIYSLPKRNLRTSDAGTYYCTVATCGEILCGSSSRSNCVRNVFFYVVVLFNHTGALAKCKET encoded by the exons ATGGGCAAAG GTAAAGCTTATTCTGGAAATAAGATTCAGCAGGAACAGCTTAAGGTTGCTTTGGTTGGAGAAACAATTACTTTATCATGTATATATTCACAAGAAAGAAAAACTACAATTGCATGGATCAAGCAAAAGCCTGGAGAGAAACCTATTGCAATTGCACATTTATATCAGACCAGAActataacatttttaaatggcttTGATAAGAGTGGTCGATTTAGTATCACAAAAGCAGATACTAGTTTTAATTTGACCATCTCTAATTTGGATGGATTAGACAGCGCAACATACTACTGTGCTGTCACCTTTCTTTCTGATATCACCTATGGGGAAGGCACCCTTCTTATTGTCAAAG GTACATCACTGAAAAAGCACTCTGTTGTCCAGCAGCCTGTGGTGGAGATGGAAGATTCAGAAGACTCTGTAACTCTGCAGTGTATTGTCCTTACTAAGAACTGTCCAGGACAATATGTTGTGTCCTGGTTCACTCATGGATTGAGAGAATCTCACCCAGAAATGATTTACACTGATGGAGACAGCAGTGATCAGTGTAAGAACAGATCTGATGCTGGATCTTCTACACAGAGGTGTATCTACAGTCTCCCCAAGAGGAACCTCAGAACTTCTGATGCTGGAACTTATTACTGTACTGTAGCTACATGTGGAGAGATCCTAT GTGGCAGCAGTAGTAGAAGCAACTGTGTGAGAAATGTGTTCTTTTATGTAGTTGTATTGTTTAATCATACTGGGGCATTAGCAAAATGTAAGGAAACGTAA